From a region of the Kwoniella mangroviensis CBS 8507 chromosome 1 map unlocalized Ctg01, whole genome shotgun sequence genome:
- a CDS encoding chlorophyll synthesis pathway protein BchC has translation MSSHAVLPQGEPHPANFKPKDNPAFILYDKLKTGYEEQPIPELGPDEVLIEIKKTGICGSDVHFYNTGAMGLVALEEPMCLGHESAGIIVQLGSNNVVGKGALQLGDKVALEPGVTCRMCTDCRGKPSICEHMVFAAYPPSRGGTLQRYYKLPADLVYRLPSSVALEYGAMMEPLSVAVHAVANKGGMKTGYNILIFGAGPVGLLAMAVAKGMGANRIVAVDINKERLDFAKGYAATDVYIPIKQNENETRPQYSVRAAADLLLSLGIPARGPGSIDLVVDATGAEVCIQMGLNAVKPGGTYVQTGFGPPDIQIPMFRITTNEIVIKGGWRYGNGDYPLAIDLVNRGLVNLQPLLTHTFKFKDALEAFEITKAGTDKDGKFVIKCVIDGPE, from the exons ATGTCATCTCACGCTGTGCTTCCTCAGGGTGAACCCCATCCAGCAAATTTCAAGCCCAAGGACAATCCAGCTTTCATTCTGTACGATAAGTTGAAGACGGGCTACGAGGAG CAACCCATTCCTGAGCTTGGTCCCGATGAAGTACTCATCGAAATAAAGAAGACAGGTATATGTGGATCGGATGTACACT TCTACAACACTGGTGCGATGGGATTAGTAGCCCTAGAAGAACCAATGTGTCTAGGTCACGAATCGGCCGGTATAATCGTCCAACTTGGATCCAAC AACGTAGTGGGTAAAGGTGCTTTGCAGCTGGGTGATAAAGTCGCTTTGGAACCGGGTGTCACTTGTAGGATGTGTACGGATTGTCGAGGTAAGCCTAGT ATCTGCGAGCATATGGTATTCGCTGCCTACCCACCTTCTAGGGGAGGTACATTACAGCGATACTACAAACT TCCCGCAGATTTAGTCTATCGACTCCCTTCTTCTGTGGCATTAGAATACGGAGCAATGATGGAACCTCTGTCCGTAGCCGTTCACGCAGTAGCCAACAAAGGCGGCATGAAGACTGGGTATAACATTCTGATCTTCGGTGCTGGACCGGTTGGACTGCTTGCCATGGCCGTAGCGAAGGGGATGGGAGCGAACAGGATCGTAGCAGTGGATATCAATAAGGAGAGACTGGATTTTGCAAAAGGGTATGCAGCTACGGATGTATATATTCCC ATCAAGCAGAACGAGAACGAAACCAGACCTCAATATTCTGTGCGAGCCGCTGCCGATCTCCTTCTGTCGTTGGGTATACCAGCTAGAGGCCCAGGATCGATCGACTTGGTAGTGGATGCAACAGGTGCAGAAGTATGTATCCAAATGGGTTTAAATGCCGTGAAACCTGG AGGAACATACGTCCAAACTGGATTCGGTCCACCAGATATTCAGATCCCAATGTTCAGAATAACTACCAATGAGATTGTCATTAAAGGTGGATGGAGGTATGGTAATGGCGATTA TCCCCTCGCGATCGACTTGGTGAATCGAGGACTAGTAAATCTCCAACCTCTATTGACTCACACTTTCAAATTCAAAGATGCGTTGGAAGCTTTCGAAATTACTAAAGCTGGTACAGACAAGGATGGCAAATTTGTCATTAAATGTGTGATTGATGGGCCGGAATGA